Proteins encoded by one window of Filimonas effusa:
- a CDS encoding RagB/SusD family nutrient uptake outer membrane protein, with the protein MFRSNIFLKTTMVAAIVAVTGCSKLVEIDPPVNETSAALVYKSDRTAKAAVSGLYSTLSQSLSQNTGLTIYNAVAADEMQYLGVASPYTDLYANEQDPTLTSASNSFFTDFYAAIYKANSIIEGLTTIEGTSAAVKKQLLAETRFLRAYSFFYLVNIFGDVPLVTMTDPNVSAYLPRTAAADVYKIIISDLIQARDDLGTDYSTSSGSRLAPNKYAAAALLARVYLFTGNYEAAIENATLVLDNKTLYNLIPTASIGTGVFVKDSKETIFQFGPALSANNVYVAETGTLLPASYTAASITFKLQPALWAQFAANDARRKWVKDTVVGGQSYQFAFKYKYRTNALAVAAGVTEYPVVLRLSEQYLIRAEARARSAKSGAADDLNVVRSRAGLSAITSADNTVLLDEIGKENRREFFCELGHRWFTLKRTGEIDAVMKALKPSSWQSTDALYPIPQASRDANPNLTQNLGYRN; encoded by the coding sequence ATGTTCAGATCTAATATATTTCTAAAGACTACGATGGTCGCGGCAATAGTAGCCGTAACAGGTTGCTCTAAACTCGTGGAAATTGATCCGCCGGTTAATGAAACTTCAGCAGCGTTGGTATATAAATCAGACCGCACAGCCAAAGCTGCTGTGAGCGGTCTATATTCAACGCTATCACAAAGTTTATCACAAAATACCGGCCTTACAATCTACAATGCTGTCGCCGCCGATGAGATGCAGTATTTGGGCGTGGCTTCACCTTATACCGACCTATACGCAAATGAGCAGGATCCTACATTAACTTCAGCTTCCAATAGTTTCTTCACAGATTTCTATGCTGCTATATACAAAGCTAATAGTATTATAGAGGGACTCACAACCATCGAAGGCACCAGCGCCGCTGTAAAAAAGCAGTTGCTGGCCGAAACGCGCTTCCTGCGTGCTTACTCATTTTTTTACCTGGTGAATATCTTCGGCGATGTGCCCCTGGTTACAATGACCGATCCCAATGTGTCGGCCTACCTGCCGCGTACTGCCGCCGCCGATGTGTATAAAATAATTATCAGCGACCTTATCCAGGCGCGTGACGATTTGGGTACCGACTATTCAACCAGTTCAGGAAGTCGCCTCGCGCCCAATAAGTACGCAGCCGCTGCCTTACTGGCAAGAGTTTATTTGTTCACCGGCAATTATGAAGCTGCTATCGAAAACGCAACACTCGTACTCGACAATAAAACCCTTTATAATCTCATTCCAACCGCATCCATCGGCACAGGTGTGTTTGTAAAAGATAGCAAGGAAACGATCTTTCAGTTCGGTCCTGCATTAAGTGCTAATAACGTTTATGTTGCGGAAACAGGAACGTTGCTGCCCGCTTCTTATACGGCAGCCAGTATTACATTCAAATTGCAACCTGCATTATGGGCCCAGTTCGCCGCCAATGATGCACGCCGTAAATGGGTAAAAGATACAGTGGTAGGTGGACAGTCGTACCAGTTTGCTTTCAAGTACAAGTATCGCACAAATGCGCTGGCAGTAGCTGCCGGCGTTACAGAATATCCTGTTGTGCTGCGTTTGAGCGAACAGTACCTTATCCGCGCCGAAGCACGCGCAAGAAGTGCTAAAAGCGGTGCCGCAGATGATCTGAATGTTGTGCGAAGCAGAGCCGGATTATCAGCTATTACTTCTGCAGATAATACTGTATTGCTCGATGAAATTGGAAAGGAGAACAGGAGAGAGTTTTTCTGTGAGCTTGGCCACCGCTGGTTTACGCTAAAACGTACCGGCGAAATAGATGCAGTCATGAAAGCGCTCAAACCTTCATCCTGGCAGTCAACCGATGCATTATATCCCATTCCGCAGGCCTCCAGGGATGCCAATCCCAACCTCACGCAGAACCTGGGTTACAGAAATTAA
- a CDS encoding zinc-dependent metalloprotease, with protein sequence MKNRSYRGMAAVAVLPLLAASCAVLKGKKTTTKAATPVVVVKPDSVKSAVKPYKEVVTSKAVTQKGLFTVHQLDSKYLFELADSILGRDILVVTRLSKSTPGAGNFGGEELNEQVVRWEKGPANNVFLRIITLISTADSTNQIYKAVENSNLYPIAAAFDIKAKGKDDNGVVIDVTDFLKGDNVVLAFTPAAKRAYSLTMLAADRSYISSVRSFPINTEVRSIKTYQGAPPAERAGLPGISAAGAVTLELNNSFILLPKTPMKKRYFDYRVGYFASDYNLFGDDQQKAETETYIHRWRLEPRAEDLEKWKRGELVEPAKPIVYYIDPATPKKWRPYLIAGINDWSKAFERAGFKNAISGKEWPENDTTMSLEDARFSVIRYYAATIENAYGPNVADPRSGEIIESHVGWYHNVMKLVHDWYMTQAAAIDPGARKMVFDDTLMGQLIRFVSSHEIGHTLGLRHNMGASSATPVEKLRDKAWVEEHGHTASIMDYARFNYVAQPEDNIGHAGIFPRINDYDKWAIQWGYTPIPDAATGKEELPVLNKWIKDSLSVNPRLWFSGEGKDYDPRSQSEDLGDNSMKAGEYGMKNLKRIVPHLIEWTREKDGDDYTNLTEMYKSVLNQRDRYLGHVLKNLAGVPQTAKSVDQAGAIYTYTPRLVQKEAVAFLCRHVLETQTWLLDTSILNRINNPALGDPLSESQTTMLMLMMSGGRLTRLEEQVNRFRDPGMYTPEELLSDIEAALWTELRSGKPIDFYRRKLQRAYVENLKGLIDANAVKGGIAGLIASMSAQQMMNSDMKFLAKVHLEKVQKMIVAAIPGTKDTISRQHLQYILYGVNQFFENKNK encoded by the coding sequence ATGAAAAACCGCTCTTATCGTGGGATGGCGGCAGTGGCAGTATTGCCGCTGCTGGCCGCATCCTGTGCTGTTCTGAAAGGAAAAAAAACAACAACAAAGGCCGCAACGCCGGTAGTGGTAGTAAAGCCCGATTCTGTAAAGAGTGCAGTAAAACCTTATAAAGAGGTCGTTACCTCAAAGGCCGTTACTCAAAAAGGCTTGTTCACTGTTCACCAGTTAGACTCTAAGTATTTGTTTGAGCTGGCAGATAGTATCCTGGGACGCGATATCCTGGTAGTTACCCGCTTGAGTAAATCCACACCGGGTGCAGGTAATTTTGGTGGTGAGGAGCTGAATGAACAGGTGGTCCGCTGGGAGAAAGGGCCTGCCAATAACGTCTTCCTGCGTATCATCACCCTTATCAGTACTGCCGACTCTACTAACCAGATCTATAAAGCAGTCGAGAACTCAAATCTTTATCCTATCGCCGCCGCTTTCGATATAAAAGCAAAAGGTAAGGATGATAACGGGGTTGTAATAGATGTTACCGATTTCCTGAAAGGCGATAATGTGGTGCTGGCATTTACGCCCGCAGCCAAGCGCGCTTACAGCCTTACAATGCTGGCTGCCGACAGAAGCTATATTTCAAGTGTGCGTTCCTTTCCCATCAATACGGAGGTGCGTTCCATTAAAACTTACCAGGGAGCTCCACCCGCTGAAAGGGCAGGGCTGCCGGGCATCAGCGCCGCAGGGGCCGTTACGCTGGAATTGAATAACTCTTTCATCCTGCTCCCGAAAACACCGATGAAGAAACGTTATTTCGATTATCGCGTAGGTTACTTTGCAAGCGACTATAACCTGTTTGGCGACGACCAGCAGAAAGCGGAAACGGAAACTTATATTCATCGCTGGCGGCTCGAGCCCCGCGCAGAAGATCTGGAAAAATGGAAACGCGGAGAACTGGTAGAACCGGCAAAGCCCATTGTCTACTATATCGATCCCGCAACGCCAAAAAAATGGCGCCCATATCTCATTGCCGGTATCAACGACTGGAGTAAGGCTTTTGAACGTGCAGGCTTCAAAAATGCGATCTCCGGTAAAGAATGGCCTGAGAACGATACAACAATGAGCCTGGAAGATGCACGCTTCTCCGTAATCCGCTATTATGCCGCAACGATAGAAAATGCATATGGGCCTAATGTGGCCGATCCGCGCAGCGGCGAGATCATCGAGAGCCATGTGGGCTGGTACCATAATGTGATGAAGCTGGTGCACGATTGGTATATGACACAGGCCGCTGCTATTGATCCGGGAGCACGTAAGATGGTGTTCGACGATACCTTGATGGGGCAACTGATCCGTTTTGTTTCTTCTCATGAAATAGGACATACACTGGGCTTACGTCATAACATGGGCGCCAGCAGTGCCACGCCTGTTGAAAAGCTGCGCGATAAAGCCTGGGTCGAAGAACATGGACATACAGCCTCTATCATGGACTATGCACGTTTTAACTATGTAGCACAGCCGGAAGATAATATTGGCCATGCCGGTATCTTTCCCCGCATCAATGATTACGATAAATGGGCGATACAATGGGGATACACGCCTATTCCCGATGCGGCAACAGGTAAAGAGGAATTGCCTGTACTTAACAAATGGATCAAAGATAGTTTAAGTGTAAACCCCCGCTTATGGTTCAGCGGAGAAGGTAAAGATTACGATCCGCGTTCTCAGTCCGAAGACCTCGGCGACAACAGTATGAAAGCTGGCGAGTACGGTATGAAGAACCTGAAGCGTATTGTACCCCATTTGATAGAATGGACGCGTGAGAAAGACGGTGATGATTATACCAATCTTACTGAAATGTACAAGAGTGTTCTGAATCAGCGCGACCGTTACCTCGGACATGTTTTAAAGAACCTGGCTGGCGTTCCGCAAACTGCAAAAAGCGTAGATCAGGCGGGCGCTATTTATACGTATACGCCGCGCCTGGTTCAGAAAGAAGCTGTGGCTTTCCTGTGCAGGCATGTTTTGGAAACCCAAACCTGGCTGCTGGATACTTCTATCCTGAACAGGATCAACAACCCGGCCCTGGGCGATCCGTTGTCGGAAAGTCAAACGACAATGCTAATGCTCATGATGTCGGGAGGCAGGCTTACCAGGCTTGAAGAACAGGTGAACCGTTTCCGCGATCCGGGTATGTACACCCCCGAAGAGTTGCTGTCTGATATTGAAGCTGCTTTATGGACAGAGTTGCGCAGCGGCAAGCCAATTGATTTTTACAGGAGGAAACTGCAACGTGCTTATGTCGAGAACCTGAAAGGATTGATAGATGCAAATGCGGTAAAGGGCGGCATAGCTGGCCTCATCGCTTCTATGTCTGCACAGCAGATGATGAACTCCGATATGAAATTCCTGGCTAAAGTGCACCTGGAAAAAGTACAGAAGATGATAGTGGCCGCCATTCCGGGCACGAAGGATACAATAAGCAGGCAACATCTGCAGTATATCCTGTATGGTGTCAATCAGTTTTTTGAAAATAAGAACAAATAA
- a CDS encoding SusC/RagA family TonB-linked outer membrane protein, with product MLFRIPCNRSSHAATPGRQELKGVYPSAGNRFVIQMMRVMKLTAVLVILATLHVSAKGVSQVVSFKGKNVSLEAAFSEIKTQTGYLVIGNKKLLKEAKLVTLSAEKMPLKDFLELLFRNQSLQYEIEEQTIILSPKPVKAMPLEAAAYVMAATPPPPADVTGFLLREDGAAPLSGANITVKGTTRAVATDNNGRFSIRANIGDILIISYVGFTTRELSVNKANLGAIYLAASANQLDETVVMAYGTTSRRYNTGNIVKVSSDEIAKQPVTNVLQALQGRMPGVFINQSNGLPGAGFNVQIRGLNSLTMGVLPLYVVDGIPFVAEPINVQSRANPNSTSTPVLPSAEGNTSPLNSINPADIESIEVLKDADATAIYGSRGANGVVLITTKKGKAGKTKLNMNVNTAWSNVAKFVDLLGTEEYLALRKQGFSNWGQTPTAATAPDLLVWDQNGYTDFQKLFLGNTARTTEATAGVSGGTDYSNFLLSGTYHDETNIYPGAQGYKRMSAKLSVNHMSPDRKLAIGASVMYLADKNNISTTDLATWAYSLPPNYPLYNADGSLYWLDGSGKANPLGYLNIANDNRTSNLMANVNVKYTLLKGLDFKTSVGFNRLDMEQTAKRPMSAQDPSVSTNTASASYSYNVTHNYIVEPQLTYKRPVWKGTLEALVGGTWQYRKSRMPYYMLASGFPSDDALSNPNSATTISVTTGSQDYKYASLFGRLNYNLQNKYLLNLVVRRDGSSRFGPGRKFGNFSSLGAGWIFTEEKAVRNMLPWLSFGKLRASYGWTGNDNIANYSYLQTYSTNSYVYNGNAGLIPARIANNLTAWERTKKMEFALEAGVLNDRILLSAVYFRNRTDNQLINQSISAQAGFTSFQSNLPALVQNKGWEFSLNTTNIKTKTFNWNSSFNISFLDNKMVSFPNIEKSSYYTSYVVGNPISAYYMYKYTGISETTGLPTFEDFNKDNSISTGFAATGRGDRYLVGSQLPKFYGGLNNSFSYKGVSLDVMFQFVNRKVRSLLASSFYPPGYDYNASAQVMHDYLALGNPAKLVTALGRTPVEARNAYLAYTNYTGSDASVVDGSFVRLKNVSLSYTIPAKIAAKAKMQQVRVYVQGQNLLTFTGYQGYDPESASVGTPPLRTFSTGIQITF from the coding sequence ATGCTATTTCGAATTCCTTGTAACCGGTCTTCCCATGCCGCTACTCCTGGCAGGCAGGAGCTTAAGGGTGTTTACCCCAGCGCAGGAAACCGGTTCGTCATCCAAATGATGCGCGTTATGAAACTAACTGCTGTATTGGTAATCCTGGCAACCCTGCACGTAAGCGCAAAAGGGGTATCGCAGGTCGTCAGTTTTAAAGGGAAAAATGTATCTCTGGAAGCTGCGTTTTCCGAAATTAAAACGCAAACCGGTTACCTGGTGATCGGTAATAAGAAATTGCTCAAAGAAGCAAAACTGGTAACCTTGTCTGCTGAAAAGATGCCCTTGAAAGATTTCCTGGAGCTGCTTTTCCGCAACCAGTCATTGCAATACGAAATAGAAGAACAAACCATCATTTTGTCTCCTAAACCGGTAAAAGCAATGCCGCTGGAAGCTGCTGCCTATGTGATGGCAGCAACGCCTCCGCCGCCTGCCGATGTCACAGGCTTCTTGTTAAGGGAAGATGGCGCGGCTCCATTGAGCGGAGCCAATATAACAGTAAAAGGTACTACAAGAGCCGTTGCCACCGACAATAACGGGCGTTTTAGTATCAGAGCCAATATAGGCGACATACTGATTATTTCATATGTTGGCTTCACTACCAGAGAACTTTCCGTTAACAAGGCGAACCTCGGCGCTATCTACCTCGCAGCGTCAGCCAATCAGCTCGATGAAACTGTAGTAATGGCTTATGGCACCACCTCAAGAAGATATAATACCGGTAACATCGTAAAAGTGAGTAGCGATGAAATTGCAAAACAACCTGTTACCAACGTGCTTCAGGCCTTGCAGGGACGCATGCCTGGTGTATTCATTAACCAGAGCAATGGCTTGCCAGGTGCCGGCTTTAACGTACAGATCCGTGGATTGAATTCATTGACCATGGGCGTATTGCCATTGTATGTTGTAGATGGTATTCCTTTTGTTGCAGAACCTATTAACGTGCAGTCGAGAGCCAATCCTAACAGCACCTCAACACCCGTATTGCCTTCCGCTGAAGGAAATACCAGCCCGCTTAACAGCATCAATCCCGCCGATATAGAAAGCATAGAAGTATTGAAAGATGCAGATGCTACAGCTATTTACGGTTCCCGCGGCGCCAATGGTGTAGTATTGATTACAACCAAAAAAGGGAAGGCAGGAAAAACAAAGCTCAATATGAACGTGAATACCGCCTGGTCTAATGTGGCGAAGTTTGTAGACCTGTTAGGTACAGAGGAATATCTCGCTTTACGTAAACAGGGGTTCTCCAACTGGGGACAAACGCCTACTGCTGCAACCGCACCAGACCTGCTCGTATGGGATCAGAACGGCTATACCGATTTCCAGAAATTGTTCCTGGGTAATACCGCCCGCACAACAGAAGCAACAGCAGGTGTATCAGGTGGCACCGACTATTCCAACTTCCTGTTGAGCGGCACTTATCACGATGAAACGAATATTTATCCCGGCGCACAGGGTTATAAACGTATGTCGGCAAAACTCAGCGTCAATCATATGTCGCCCGACCGTAAACTGGCAATAGGTGCCAGCGTCATGTACCTGGCCGATAAGAATAATATCTCTACTACCGACCTCGCTACATGGGCGTATAGCCTGCCTCCAAACTATCCCTTATACAATGCCGATGGAAGCCTGTACTGGCTCGATGGTTCGGGTAAAGCCAATCCGCTTGGCTACCTGAATATAGCAAATGACAACCGGACCTCTAACCTCATGGCTAATGTCAATGTGAAATACACGCTTTTAAAAGGACTCGACTTTAAAACAAGCGTAGGTTTTAACAGGCTGGATATGGAACAAACGGCCAAACGCCCTATGTCCGCGCAAGACCCAAGTGTGTCTACAAATACCGCATCTGCAAGTTATTCTTATAATGTAACCCATAACTATATCGTAGAACCACAACTAACCTATAAACGCCCGGTATGGAAAGGTACGCTCGAAGCATTGGTAGGAGGTACATGGCAATACCGGAAATCACGCATGCCCTATTATATGCTGGCATCAGGTTTCCCTTCCGATGACGCACTTTCAAATCCAAACTCCGCAACAACAATTTCTGTCACCACCGGGTCTCAGGATTATAAATACGCATCTTTGTTTGGTCGCCTCAACTATAACCTCCAGAATAAATATTTACTGAACCTGGTTGTAAGAAGAGATGGCTCGTCCCGCTTTGGGCCCGGTAGGAAATTCGGTAATTTCTCTTCCCTGGGAGCAGGCTGGATCTTTACGGAAGAAAAGGCTGTCCGCAACATGCTGCCATGGCTAAGTTTCGGTAAACTGCGCGCAAGTTATGGCTGGACCGGTAATGACAACATTGCCAATTACAGCTATCTGCAAACTTATAGCACCAACAGTTATGTTTACAACGGAAATGCAGGGTTGATCCCCGCAAGAATAGCCAATAATCTTACGGCTTGGGAGCGTACTAAGAAAATGGAGTTTGCATTGGAAGCAGGTGTGCTTAATGACAGGATCCTGTTGTCTGCTGTGTATTTCAGGAACCGTACCGATAATCAGCTGATCAACCAGAGCATCAGCGCGCAGGCCGGGTTTACCTCATTCCAATCTAATCTGCCCGCACTGGTGCAGAATAAAGGATGGGAATTTAGCCTGAACACCACCAACATTAAAACGAAAACATTTAACTGGAACAGCTCCTTTAATATCAGCTTCCTGGATAATAAAATGGTATCGTTCCCCAATATCGAAAAGAGTAGCTATTATACTTCTTATGTCGTGGGTAATCCTATCTCTGCTTATTATATGTATAAGTACACCGGTATCAGCGAAACGACAGGGCTGCCAACATTTGAAGACTTTAACAAGGACAATAGCATCTCTACAGGATTTGCAGCTACCGGTCGGGGCGATCGTTACCTCGTAGGTTCTCAACTGCCTAAATTTTATGGAGGATTGAATAACAGCTTTTCCTACAAGGGCGTGTCATTGGATGTAATGTTCCAGTTCGTGAATCGTAAAGTGCGCAGCTTGCTGGCTTCGTCCTTCTATCCGCCGGGATATGACTATAACGCGTCTGCACAGGTAATGCACGACTACCTGGCATTGGGCAACCCCGCCAAACTCGTTACTGCTCTTGGAAGAACGCCCGTAGAAGCAAGGAATGCTTATCTGGCTTATACCAACTATACAGGCTCTGACGCATCGGTTGTAGACGGTTCCTTTGTAAGGCTCAAAAATGTAAGCCTTTCTTATACCATTCCTGCTAAAATCGCAGCCAAAGCCAAAATGCAGCAGGTGCGTGTATATGTACAGGGACAAAACCTGTTGACCTTTACCGGTTACCAGGGGTATGATCCTGAATCTGCTTCCGTTGGAACACCACCTTTGAGAACCTTTTCTACAGGTATTCAAATCACATTCTAA
- a CDS encoding FecR family protein, protein MSHSDPQIFALLLRRYLNGTLSVEETRQFLALLPEAEQTAALEHSLQETLGNAAYRGLSDPGRGEIVFAGIMRAAAQARIRRIRRTWYATVAAAVLLLAVAGIYQLNTKQANKGLTGVASLRHDLHPGSDRATLTLADGSAVLLDEKGNMLIDDRAGAASIRQQNGQLSYQEAAAKDAAANVITYNTLTTPRGGKYRVQLPDGTTVWLNAASSLRYPTAFHGAQRMVELSGEAYFEVAANGRMPFIVSVNKESAVEVLGTSFNINAYHDEPGQTTTLLSGTVRVKAAAANSLLQPGQQAQVVTGKPIQVLQHVNTRQVIAWKNGIFDFQDRKLADVMRQLSRWYDIEVVYEKDIPDIEFFGEMGTNLNLSQALKMLEKTGVKFRMDGQRKLVVMPS, encoded by the coding sequence ATGAGTCATTCTGATCCTCAAATATTCGCGTTACTCTTGCGCCGTTACCTCAACGGTACATTGTCTGTTGAAGAAACCCGGCAGTTCCTGGCATTATTGCCGGAAGCGGAGCAAACAGCAGCGCTGGAGCATTCACTACAGGAAACGCTGGGTAATGCTGCTTACCGTGGATTGTCAGATCCGGGACGCGGGGAGATTGTTTTTGCCGGCATCATGCGTGCTGCCGCCCAGGCCAGGATAAGGCGTATAAGGCGTACCTGGTATGCCACAGTGGCTGCTGCTGTTTTGTTGCTGGCGGTAGCCGGCATTTACCAGCTGAATACGAAACAGGCAAATAAAGGGTTGACAGGAGTAGCTTCACTCCGGCACGATCTTCATCCGGGTAGCGACAGGGCAACGCTTACACTTGCTGACGGCTCTGCCGTACTGCTGGATGAAAAAGGTAATATGCTGATCGATGACCGTGCAGGCGCCGCATCTATCAGGCAACAGAATGGGCAGTTGAGCTACCAGGAAGCAGCCGCGAAAGACGCCGCTGCAAACGTCATTACTTATAATACGCTTACTACACCCAGGGGCGGTAAGTACCGGGTGCAATTGCCCGATGGTACAACAGTATGGCTGAATGCAGCTTCATCATTGCGTTATCCTACAGCATTTCACGGCGCGCAAAGGATGGTGGAATTAAGCGGTGAAGCTTATTTTGAAGTAGCTGCAAATGGTAGAATGCCTTTTATTGTATCTGTCAATAAAGAAAGTGCTGTAGAGGTGCTTGGCACTTCTTTCAATATCAATGCTTATCACGATGAACCGGGGCAAACGACTACCTTACTTTCGGGGACTGTGCGCGTGAAAGCCGCTGCGGCTAACAGTTTGCTGCAACCGGGACAACAGGCACAGGTGGTTACAGGAAAACCGATACAGGTATTGCAACATGTAAATACCCGCCAGGTAATTGCATGGAAAAATGGCATATTCGATTTCCAGGACCGAAAGCTGGCCGATGTAATGCGCCAGTTATCACGTTGGTATGATATAGAAGTTGTTTATGAGAAAGACATTCCCGACATAGAATTCTTTGGAGAAATGGGAACCAACCTAAACCTGTCACAGGCATTGAAAATGCTGGAGAAAACAGGCGTTAAATTCAGAATGGATGGACAAAGGAAACTTGTGGTGATGCCATCATAA
- a CDS encoding RNA polymerase sigma factor translates to MLSDDLFDTDPQLLNRVVKGDEAAFRTLFHQYWDHIYTVAFTFTKSDTLSEELVQDIFLKIWIGREKLDGVASFSNYLFIVARNHILNQLRKKVYEVPFREQVLAYFAADDNPEQYVQNRQVGELVERGIALLSPQQQAVYRMSRQQGMNQDEIAAALGISVSTVKTHMSKALYALREFLKSHSGDAVGLIALLSHFL, encoded by the coding sequence ATGCTGTCTGATGATCTTTTTGATACCGACCCGCAGTTGTTGAACCGCGTGGTGAAAGGAGATGAAGCTGCGTTCCGCACGCTGTTTCACCAGTATTGGGATCATATCTATACCGTTGCTTTTACATTTACCAAGTCAGATACGCTATCGGAAGAACTGGTCCAGGATATTTTCCTCAAGATCTGGATAGGACGTGAGAAACTGGATGGGGTAGCTTCTTTCTCGAATTACTTGTTTATCGTCGCGCGGAATCATATCCTGAACCAGCTGCGAAAGAAGGTGTATGAAGTGCCCTTTCGCGAGCAGGTACTGGCCTACTTTGCCGCTGATGATAATCCCGAACAGTACGTACAAAACAGGCAGGTGGGTGAACTTGTAGAACGGGGAATTGCTTTATTGTCACCCCAACAACAGGCGGTATACCGCATGAGCCGGCAGCAGGGCATGAACCAGGACGAAATTGCCGCAGCCCTGGGTATTTCGGTAAGTACGGTAAAAACGCATATGAGCAAAGCTTTATATGCCTTGAGAGAATTCCTTAAATCGCATTCAGGTGATGCGGTCGGACTTATAGCGCTGTTATCGCATTTCTTGTAA